One window of the Dehalococcoidia bacterium genome contains the following:
- a CDS encoding ABC transporter permease has protein sequence MSKIRIIASHEFLAAVKRLSYIILTLSLPLLATLGMLAYYGITQWAGEKPPAEKPNIGYVDNTGLFDDYTNTETTYFVSYITEDEARRGLVEGNVSEYIVIPADYLDNGIIQRYTTKREIDPPYATLRSIDEFLTANLIGTNVSEAILARVTDPLYTQSFRLNPDTGEIFPPEDELSSFVMPYVFGMLFIMSLFFSSGYLLQGVAEEKENRLIEILLSSVSARQLLTGKVLGLGAAGLLQILVWLMTMVIFVVIASANIPVLAGLKISPELIVISIVYFILGYILFGVLFAAIGSLGSTARESSQWTTFVVLPAVLPLMLIGLLLTNPDHVIFTILAIFPITAPITAVMKLSIGALPAWELAVSMLIMIASIVAAIWLASRVFRTFLLMYGKRPGMSEIWRYLRQP, from the coding sequence GTGAGCAAGATCAGGATAATCGCCAGTCACGAGTTTCTCGCAGCCGTAAAGAGGCTGTCATATATCATTCTGACACTGAGCCTGCCTCTGCTGGCGACGCTGGGCATGCTGGCATACTACGGCATCACGCAGTGGGCCGGCGAGAAGCCACCCGCCGAGAAGCCGAACATCGGTTACGTGGATAATACGGGCCTGTTCGACGATTATACTAATACGGAAACGACATACTTCGTGTCATATATCACGGAGGATGAAGCGAGACGGGGATTAGTCGAAGGCAATGTCAGCGAATATATCGTGATACCCGCCGATTACCTGGATAACGGTATCATCCAGAGATACACTACAAAGAGGGAAATCGATCCCCCGTACGCAACATTAAGGTCTATCGACGAGTTCCTGACAGCGAACCTCATCGGCACCAACGTGAGCGAGGCCATCCTTGCAAGGGTGACTGATCCGCTCTATACGCAATCGTTCAGGCTGAATCCGGATACGGGGGAAATATTTCCGCCCGAGGATGAGCTTTCATCATTTGTTATGCCTTACGTGTTCGGCATGCTCTTTATCATGTCCCTGTTCTTTTCATCCGGCTATTTACTGCAGGGGGTTGCCGAAGAGAAGGAGAACAGGCTTATCGAGATACTTCTGTCTTCCGTTTCAGCAAGGCAACTGCTGACCGGCAAGGTGCTGGGGCTCGGGGCCGCCGGGCTGCTGCAGATATTGGTCTGGCTCATGACCATGGTGATATTTGTCGTCATCGCGTCGGCGAACATCCCCGTGTTGGCCGGGTTAAAGATATCTCCCGAGCTCATAGTGATAAGTATCGTCTATTTTATATTAGGCTACATATTGTTCGGCGTATTGTTCGCGGCCATAGGCTCGCTCGGTTCCACGGCCAGGGAGAGCAGTCAATGGACTACGTTCGTTGTGCTGCCGGCCGTGCTGCCGCTGATGCTCATCGGATTGTTGCTTACAAACCCGGACCATGTCATTTTCACCATCTTGGCCATTTTCCCCATCACCGCGCCTATAACCGCCGTAATGAAACTAAGCATCGGCGCGCTTCCGGCGTGGGAACTAGCCGTCAGCATGCTCATCATGATAGCTTCTATTGTCGCGGCAATATGGCTGGCTTCACGCGTGTTCCGCACCTTCCTCCTCATGTACGGCAAACGGCCGGGCATGTCCGAGATATGGAGATACCTGCGACAGCCGTAG